AGCATTCCCGGCAAAGCTGCCGGAAGAACTACTTTATAGATTGTCTGCCACTTGGTTGCCCCAAGTCCCAGAGATGCTTCACGGTATGTCTGGGGAACAGATCTTAATGCTTCTTCGGAGGCTCCGATTACCAGCGGCAAAGCCAGCGCACCGAGTGTGAAGACACCGGCAAGAATACTTACTCCCATGCCCATGACGGTAACAAAAAGAGAAAGCCCGAAAAGGCCGAATACAACCGAGGGAACACCGGCAAGGTTGTTGATTCCCAGCCTGATTATTCTGACCATTTTGGCCGAGGTGGCATATTCATTAAGATATATGGCTGTGGCAACTCCCCATGGAAGTGCAACCAGAAGAGCTCCGTAGCTGAGAATTATGGTTCCGAGGATACATGGGAAAATACCACCCTCGGTCATGGAATTTCTAGGAGCTTCGGTCAGAAACTCCCAGCTTAAAGAAGGCAGCCCGTAATAAAGAACAAAACCACAGATAACCAAAAGGGCCAGACCATTTATGACCGCAGCGGAACGGAAAAGCCAGAAAAAGACCTTCTGTATGATAAACCGCAGGGAACTGTCTTGTTTTCCGGGAACGTTATTTCCTGTCATAACCTCAGCCTCCCCGGTCTGGTTCATTGCAGCTATCTGTTCTACTGTTTCAGCAGAATTACTCATAATAATTTCCTCTTTGTGATCCAAAATTATAATCCTTTTTCCACATTAGAGAGTAGCCGAACCGACCTGTTTGTACTTGTGGGCCACATAGTCAGCCACAAGATTGAAGGCCATGGTAAAAAGAAACAGAACCATACCGATGGCAAACAAAGCGTAATAATGCTCGCTGTGAAATGGAGCTTCACCCATTTCAGCAGCAATGGATGCAGGCATAGGTCTTACTGGATCAAAAATAGATGTGGGCAGGAGTCCTGCTCCACCGGCAACCATCAGAACTACCATGGTTTCCCCGATAGAGCGGGCCATTCCAAGAATAACCCCGGTGGAAATACCTGAGAGTGATGCCGGGACCATAACTTTATATATGCTCTGCCAGTGGGTTGCGCCAAGAGCAAGAGAAGCTTCCTTCAGTTCTACGGGAACGGAATAGAGAGCATCTTCCGAGAGACTTGTAATGGTAGGCACAGCCATAAATGCCAGCATGATGGAAGCGTTGAACAGGTTGAGTCCTACGGCAATACCGAAGAAATTCTGCAGAAAAGGCGCAACAACGACCATCCCGAAGAAACCGATAACAACCGAGGGCAACGCAGCCAGCATCTCAACGGCCGGCTTGACAATGTTACGGATTTTATCAGGTGCAATTTCAGCAAGATATATAGCTGTCATAACCCCGAGAGGGATGGCTATAATTGATGAAAGCAGAGTTACAGCACCGGAACCGACGATAAGCGGCCAGATTCCGAATGCAGCGGGATCATCGGTCGGGTACCATTCCAGACCGAAAATAAAGTCCTTAACAGAAACGTAATGGAAGATGGGAAGACCTTCTATAAACAAAAAGAGCATGATCAGAAATAGTATCAGAATCGAAGTGAATGCTGTTACCATAAATGCTGAATGAATAAGCCTTTCTATGGATCTGCGGCTCAGATTCATAGTATTGAGGGTAAAAAGACCTACTCCGATAACACCGATCACGAGGGCAAGAATATAATAACCGCTGGCCCGTGAACTTATCTGATTATGAACTGATTCGGAAATTTCCTTGATTGCGGCTTTGTCTCCGTTCTTCCTTCCGGCAACATTCATATCAGCACGAACCTGTGCGAAAAGACCGTTGAGTTCAGAAGTAAGATTGTCAGCCCGCTGCTCCGCCTCAACTTCGCTGAGTCCCATAGAACCGGAAGTTTCGGCAATTTCATGCTCGGAAAGCATCATAACTTTTTTGAGCACACTCACAGGACTTTCTGAATAATCACCATGGCTGGCAATTTTTTCAGTTGAAGCCAGAAAAATTTTTTCAGTATCGGTCGGCTTGCCCAGGTTGTAGGCATAAGCTGCTGAAGCAATTGCTATAGCGACCAATAGCAGACAAATATTGCGTGTCGTGATCACGACTTGTTTCCCCTGATATAAATTTCTTATTGCTGAATTATTAAGTGTTTTCCGAGAAACATCCCTCCAGAGCCTTTTCAGACTCCGGAGGGTTTCCTTATTTATTTCCGGACCCGGTAGAGCAAATCCGGCCTAAGCCAGTCTGCGATTAGTGAAGGGGAACAAATCCGACTTCTTCAGAAAGCTTCTGACCAGCAGGGCTAAGCATAAAGTCGATGAGAGCTTTTGCTTCACCAGAAGGCTGTCCGGGAGTGTAAAGGTTCAGACCGCGGGAAATAGGATAGGTTTTGTTAAGAGCGTTTGCAGCGTTGGCTTTGATTCCGTCAACACTTACAGCCTGAAGCTCACTGTTGAGGTAACCAAGACCTACATAACCT
The sequence above is drawn from the Maridesulfovibrio bastinii DSM 16055 genome and encodes:
- the pstA gene encoding phosphate ABC transporter permease PstA, producing MNQTGEAEVMTGNNVPGKQDSSLRFIIQKVFFWLFRSAAVINGLALLVICGFVLYYGLPSLSWEFLTEAPRNSMTEGGIFPCILGTIILSYGALLVALPWGVATAIYLNEYATSAKMVRIIRLGINNLAGVPSVVFGLFGLSLFVTVMGMGVSILAGVFTLGALALPLVIGASEEALRSVPQTYREASLGLGATKWQTIYKVVLPAALPGMLTGSILTLSRAAGETAAIMFTAAVFYTPEMPKSIFDDVMALPYHIYVLATAGTEIEKTRHIQYGTSLVLITLVLGMNLIAIYLRAKMQKRTAR
- the pstC gene encoding phosphate ABC transporter permease subunit PstC — its product is MNLSRRSIERLIHSAFMVTAFTSILILFLIMLFLFIEGLPIFHYVSVKDFIFGLEWYPTDDPAAFGIWPLIVGSGAVTLLSSIIAIPLGVMTAIYLAEIAPDKIRNIVKPAVEMLAALPSVVIGFFGMVVVAPFLQNFFGIAVGLNLFNASIMLAFMAVPTITSLSEDALYSVPVELKEASLALGATHWQSIYKVMVPASLSGISTGVILGMARSIGETMVVLMVAGGAGLLPTSIFDPVRPMPASIAAEMGEAPFHSEHYYALFAIGMVLFLFTMAFNLVADYVAHKYKQVGSATL